A genomic stretch from Methylorubrum extorquens includes:
- a CDS encoding Cytochrome c oxidase subunit I has translation MAGLYPVSHPQNLARASVRRIGLDDLRFALRKGLDDFVAMPTHALFLIAIYPVAGVLIAAATFENDLVPLMFPLASGFALLGPFAAIGLYEMSRRREQGCDIGLMNAYAPLTGQSAKAIGVVALTLSLLFVAWLIAAMALYWTLYGEARQDSIFGFLNEVLTTPRGWMLIVVGNLVGAAFSLIALAISAVSFPLIIDRGTEAGTAIATSVALVQQNPGTMVVWGLIVAGLLALGMLPFFVGLALVLPILGHASWHLYRRAVVP, from the coding sequence ATGGCCGGCCTATATCCTGTTTCTCACCCGCAAAATTTGGCGCGCGCGAGCGTGCGTCGCATCGGACTTGACGATTTGCGGTTCGCCCTGCGGAAGGGCTTGGACGATTTCGTCGCCATGCCGACACACGCCCTGTTTCTCATCGCCATCTACCCGGTCGCGGGTGTGCTCATCGCGGCCGCGACGTTTGAGAACGACCTCGTACCGCTGATGTTTCCGCTGGCGTCGGGCTTCGCCCTGCTCGGCCCCTTCGCGGCGATCGGGCTCTACGAGATGAGCCGACGACGGGAACAGGGCTGCGACATCGGTTTGATGAACGCTTACGCGCCGCTGACCGGTCAATCCGCAAAGGCCATCGGCGTGGTCGCCCTGACTCTCTCGCTCCTGTTCGTCGCCTGGTTGATCGCCGCAATGGCCTTGTACTGGACTCTTTATGGGGAGGCGCGTCAGGACTCGATATTCGGCTTCCTGAACGAGGTTCTGACGACGCCGAGGGGCTGGATGCTCATCGTTGTCGGGAATCTCGTCGGCGCGGCCTTCTCGCTCATTGCACTGGCTATCAGCGCCGTTTCCTTTCCGCTGATCATTGATCGTGGCACCGAGGCTGGGACAGCCATCGCTACCTCCGTCGCTCTCGTTCAGCAGAACCCGGGGACGATGGTGGTCTGGGGGCTCATCGTCGCGGGCCTCCTCGCCCTGGGGATGCTGCCCTTCTTCGTGGGGCTTGCCCTGGTTCTTCCGATCCTCGGACATGCCTCGTGGCATCTATACCGGCGAGCCGTCGTGCCTTGA
- a CDS encoding protein of unknown function associated with transposase of ISMdi3 (ORF 1) (Evidence 5 : Unknown function; Product type e : enzyme) has translation MKRGRRPSAEQVVLKLRQIEVQTAQGKSIAIACKEADVSEQSFVTSAYARRSSTRREKPRS, from the coding sequence ATGAAGCGAGGACGGAGGCCGAGCGCGGAGCAGGTGGTGCTGAAGCTGCGCCAGATCGAGGTACAGACGGCGCAAGGCAAGAGCATCGCTATCGCGTGCAAGGAGGCGGATGTCTCCGAGCAGAGCTTCGTGACGAGTGCCTACGCCAGGAGATCTTCTACTCGCCGAGAGAAGCCCAGATCGTGA
- a CDS encoding conserved protein of unknown function (Evidence 4 : Unknown function but conserved in other organisms) gives MRGSAWIRGVGNEARTEAERGAGRADAAPDRGTDRPGQEFGVGMQGGGCLRAELRDECLRQEIFYSLREAQVVIGLWQNTYNCVRPHSSLGYRPPAPVTFPDLAYRLPMATTMQ, from the coding sequence TTGAGAGGATCAGCCTGGATCAGAGGAGTTGGGAATGAAGCGAGGACGGAAGCCGAGCGCGGAGCAGGTCGTGCTGATGCTGCGCCAGATCGAGGTACAGACCGCCCAGGGCAAGAGTTTGGCGTTGGCATGCAAGGAGGCGGATGTCTCCGAGCAGAGCTTCGTGACGAGTGCCTACGCCAGGAGATTTTCTACTCGCTGAGAGAAGCACAGGTCGTGATTGGCCTATGGCAGAACACCTACAACTGTGTCCGGCCGCATTCGTCGCTGGGCTACCGGCCGCCCGCGCCTGTCACCTTCCCGGATCTGGCCTACCGGCTACCCATGGCCACTACCATGCAGTAG
- a CDS encoding protein of unknown function (Evidence 5 : Unknown function), whose protein sequence is MSDAITGPQGGSPLLPEADDLYHPHSWWTRYVFSQDAKVIAIQYAGTALAIGFVALILSWFIRLQLGFPGLATFIGPAEYYQLITMHGMIMVVYMLTAVFLGGFGNYLIPPDARRAGHGLPVPEHAELLDLPLGRPGSRGQLLRPRRADWRRLDPLPAPIHPGRNPWAGVGHCPDARLAHPVHRRLHHGRRELRRDGAAGARARHDADAHAADGLGGSSRRPFWRCSPFRRCSSVP, encoded by the coding sequence ATGTCGGACGCGATTACCGGTCCGCAGGGCGGATCTCCCCTTCTTCCTGAAGCAGACGACCTCTACCATCCGCACAGTTGGTGGACCCGTTACGTCTTCAGCCAGGACGCTAAGGTCATCGCCATCCAGTATGCCGGCACCGCTCTGGCAATCGGTTTCGTCGCCTTGATCCTATCCTGGTTTATACGATTGCAGCTCGGATTCCCGGGCCTGGCCACCTTCATTGGCCCTGCCGAGTATTATCAGTTGATCACCATGCACGGCATGATCATGGTCGTGTACATGCTCACGGCGGTGTTCCTCGGCGGGTTCGGCAATTACCTGATCCCCCCTGATGCTCGGCGCGCGGGACATGGTCTTCCCGTACCTGAACATGCTGAGTTACTGGATCTACCTCTTGGCCGTCCTGGTTCTCGTGGCCAGCTTCTTCGCCCCAGGAGGGCCGACTGGCGCCGGCTGGACCCTCTACCCGCCCCAATCCATCCTGGCAGGAACCCCTGGGCAGGAGTGGGGCATTGTCCTGATGCTCGTCTCGCTCATCCTGTTCATCGCAGGCTTCACCATGGGCGGCGTGAATTACGTCGTGACGGTGCTGCAGGCGCGCGCGCCCGGCATGACGCTGATGCGCATGCCGCTGACGGTCTGGGGGGATCTTCACGGCGACCGTTCTGGCGCTGCTCGCCTTTCCGGCGCTGCTCGTCGGTGCCGTGA
- a CDS encoding Cytochrome c oxidase subunit III: protein MTHTTAGHGAALQGPPSNLPPTRLARLSAEWAGDRQVFAGASWRKAMMWIFLLSDTFVFGCFLIGYMTVRMSTPVPWPNPSQVFAIEIAGKPWPLLLIAIMTFVLISSSGTMAMAVALGYRRSRRTTALLIGLTALLGATFVGMQAFEWTKLIHEGVRPWANPWGAEQFGSAFFMITGFHGTHVTIGVIALLVMGRKVWRGDFDTGRRGYFTSRPGGYENVEIMGLYWHFVDLVWVFIFALFYLW from the coding sequence ATGACCCACACCACAGCCGGCCACGGCGCCGCCCTCCAAGGACCGCCCTCGAACCTGCCGCCGACGCGCCTGGCCCGTCTTTCGGCCGAGTGGGCAGGCGATCGGCAGGTCTTCGCCGGCGCATCCTGGCGTAAGGCCATGATGTGGATCTTCCTTCTCAGCGACACCTTCGTGTTCGGATGTTTCCTGATCGGCTACATGACGGTGCGCATGTCGACGCCCGTGCCCTGGCCGAACCCGAGCCAGGTCTTCGCCATCGAGATCGCTGGCAAGCCCTGGCCCCTCCTTCTCATCGCGATCATGACCTTCGTGCTGATCTCGAGCAGCGGCACGATGGCAATGGCCGTCGCGCTCGGCTACCGCCGCAGCCGCCGGACCACGGCGCTCCTGATTGGCCTGACCGCGCTGCTGGGGGCCACCTTCGTGGGCATGCAGGCCTTCGAGTGGACGAAGCTGATCCACGAAGGCGTCCGCCCCTGGGCAAATCCCTGGGGCGCCGAACAGTTCGGCTCGGCCTTCTTCATGATCACGGGGTTCCACGGCACCCACGTCACCATCGGGGTGATCGCGCTCCTCGTGATGGGCCGCAAGGTGTGGCGCGGCGACTTCGATACCGGCCGGCGTGGCTACTTCACGAGCCGCCCGGGCGGCTACGAGAACGTCGAGATCATGGGCCTGTACTGGCACTTCGTCGACCTCGTGTGGGTCTTCATCTTCGCGTTGTTCTATCTCTGGTAG
- the coxM gene encoding Alternative cytochrome c oxidase subunit 2, with the protein MALILVLIAIGSVAFHLLSPWWWTPIASNWSYIDTTLIITFWITGAVFIIIVLFMAYCLWRFRHRPGRRAAYEPESPRLEAWLTAVTALGIAAMLAPGLVVWSQFVRTPPDAAEIEILAQQWRWSFRLPGTDGRLGAADIRHVGDDNPLGLDPQDSAGQDDVVIDGGDLHLALGQPVKLLMRSYDVVHNFYVPEFRAKMDIIPGMVTHLWFTPSRTGSFDAICNEVCGSSHYAMRGRVVVEDEPTFRAWLDRQKTFSQRAARSTSTHEAGLHRPAIDAR; encoded by the coding sequence ATGGCGCTGATCCTGGTCCTGATTGCCATCGGCTCCGTGGCGTTCCACCTGTTGAGCCCGTGGTGGTGGACGCCGATCGCGTCGAACTGGAGCTACATCGACACAACGCTGATCATCACGTTCTGGATTACCGGCGCGGTCTTTATCATAATCGTGCTGTTCATGGCCTACTGCCTGTGGCGCTTCCGGCATCGGCCGGGGCGGCGCGCCGCCTACGAGCCGGAGAGTCCGCGCCTAGAGGCCTGGCTCACCGCGGTAACGGCGCTCGGCATCGCCGCCATGCTCGCTCCGGGCCTCGTCGTCTGGAGCCAGTTCGTGCGAACGCCGCCGGACGCCGCCGAAATCGAGATCCTCGCTCAACAATGGCGGTGGAGCTTTCGCCTGCCCGGAACCGACGGCCGCCTGGGCGCCGCCGATATCCGCCATGTCGGGGATGACAATCCGCTCGGCCTCGATCCCCAGGACAGTGCTGGCCAGGACGACGTCGTGATCGACGGGGGCGATCTGCACCTGGCCCTTGGCCAGCCCGTGAAGCTCCTGATGCGCTCCTACGATGTAGTTCACAATTTCTACGTCCCGGAATTCCGTGCCAAGATGGACATCATTCCCGGCATGGTGACCCACCTGTGGTTCACGCCGAGCCGGACGGGCAGCTTCGACGCCATCTGCAACGAGGTCTGCGGCTCCAGCCACTACGCGATGCGCGGTCGCGTCGTCGTCGAGGATGAGCCCACCTTCCGCGCATGGCTCGACCGGCAGAAAACCTTCTCGCAACGCGCTGCACGATCCACCAGCACGCATGAGGCCGGCCTCCACCGGCCGGCGATAGACGCGCGGTGA
- a CDS encoding transposase (fragment): MPMRSIGRGRLSTAPAYLRKRGAATGPNPTDRGKPGTKRHLVVDANGTPLGLTLTSANCHDSRMLAATLDAVPGVRTGRRGRPRRRPVKLHADKGYDHRCCRRECRARSIIPRIARRGIESSEHLGRYRWIVERTLARLARFRRLAIRYERRAVLHLAFTTLACALICHKQVKRFCP, encoded by the coding sequence ATGCCGATGCGCTCGATTGGTCGCGGGCGGCTCTCGACAGCGCCAGCCTACCTGCGAAAAAGGGGCGCTGCGACGGGCCCGAACCCGACGGACCGGGGCAAGCCGGGCACGAAGCGCCACCTCGTCGTGGACGCCAACGGCACGCCACTCGGCCTGACGCTCACCAGCGCCAACTGCCATGACAGCCGCATGCTGGCAGCGACTCTCGACGCAGTGCCGGGCGTGCGCACCGGCCGGCGCGGTCGCCCGCGGCGCAGACCGGTCAAGCTGCACGCCGATAAGGGCTACGATCATCGCTGCTGCCGACGAGAGTGCCGAGCCCGCAGCATCATACCCCGGATCGCGCGCCGTGGCATCGAGAGCAGCGAGCATCTGGGACGCTACCGCTGGATCGTGGAGCGGACGTTGGCGCGGCTGGCTCGCTTCCGACGACTTGCCATCCGCTACGAGCGGCGCGCCGTCCTCCATCTCGCCTTCACGACCCTCGCCTGCGCCCTCATCTGCCACAAACAGGTTAAACGGTTTTGTCCCTAA
- a CDS encoding Cytochrome c oxidase subunit III, whose amino-acid sequence MSLVLAYLAVLGAFAARWLARQHLADRPWLAVGSPHPLVAPAATTSPTRLGLSIFLASAGLLFSLLVAAYAMRVPGTALVPLNPRLLWLTTSLLAGASLALHGARAAARRGREEEATAALGFASAAGLGFLGGQAFAWHALWQAGHAQGPDAAAAFFCLITALHGLHILAGLVALAWITARAALLPRPPRLEPGTALCTLYWDALLAVWLVLFGLLFRTPWSGLIDALCRPG is encoded by the coding sequence GTGAGCTTGGTCCTCGCCTATCTTGCCGTTCTCGGCGCTTTTGCCGCGCGCTGGCTCGCGCGGCAGCACCTCGCGGACCGGCCCTGGCTCGCCGTCGGCTCTCCGCACCCGCTCGTGGCGCCCGCTGCCACCACCTCCCCGACGAGACTCGGCCTAAGCATCTTTCTCGCCAGCGCGGGACTGCTCTTTTCACTTCTGGTGGCAGCCTACGCCATGCGCGTTCCAGGAACGGCGCTCGTTCCGCTCAATCCGCGGTTGCTCTGGCTCACCACGAGCCTGCTTGCGGGTGCGAGTCTCGCCTTGCACGGGGCTCGCGCCGCGGCGCGGCGCGGGCGGGAGGAGGAAGCTACCGCCGCTCTCGGCTTTGCCTCGGCGGCAGGCCTGGGGTTCCTCGGGGGCCAGGCATTTGCGTGGCACGCGCTCTGGCAAGCGGGACACGCGCAGGGACCCGACGCGGCGGCCGCCTTCTTCTGCCTGATCACGGCGCTGCACGGCCTACACATCCTGGCCGGCCTCGTTGCCCTCGCGTGGATCACCGCTCGGGCCGCTCTCCTGCCGCGTCCCCCGCGCCTGGAGCCGGGCACCGCACTCTGCACCCTGTACTGGGACGCCCTTCTGGCGGTCTGGCTGGTGCTGTTCGGGCTCCTGTTCCGAACCCCCTGGTCGGGACTGATCGACGCCCTGTGCCGGCCCGGTTGA
- a CDS encoding Alternative cytochrome c oxidase subunit 1 (fragment) — MMLLDRLLGTSFFMPAIIEAGQRLRYGGGSPILFQHLFWFFGHPEVYIVALPAFGIVSDLISTHARKNIFGYRMMVWAILAIGVLSFVVWAHHMYVSGMNPYFGFFFATTTLIIAIPTAIKVYNWVLTLWRGDIHLTVPMLFAIAFIVTFLNGGLTGLFLGNVVVDVPLSDTMFVVAHFHMVMGVAPILVIFGGLYHWYPKVTGCMLDARLGQIHFWITFLGAYAIFFPMHYLGLLGVPRRYYETAGLGFVPPSAETLNAFISLVAFVVGAAQIVFLFNLLRSLRHGAPAGGNPWRATTLEWQTPETPPPHGNWGPALPVVYRWPYDYSVPGAPEDFVPQNQPAPVRAGAVP; from the coding sequence ATGATGCTGCTCGACCGTCTGCTCGGCACGAGCTTCTTCATGCCGGCCATCATCGAGGCGGGCCAGCGCCTGCGCTACGGCGGCGGCAGCCCGATCCTGTTCCAACATCTGTTCTGGTTCTTCGGTCATCCCGAGGTCTACATCGTGGCGCTGCCCGCGTTCGGCATCGTCTCCGACCTGATCAGCACCCATGCCCGCAAGAACATCTTCGGTTACCGAATGATGGTCTGGGCGATCCTGGCCATCGGCGTTCTGAGCTTCGTCGTCTGGGCGCACCACATGTACGTCAGCGGCATGAATCCGTATTTCGGCTTCTTCTTTGCGACGACGACGCTGATTATCGCGATCCCCACAGCCATCAAGGTCTACAACTGGGTCCTGACCCTCTGGCGCGGCGATATCCACCTGACCGTGCCGATGCTGTTCGCGATCGCCTTCATCGTCACGTTCCTGAACGGCGGTCTCACTGGCCTGTTCCTCGGCAACGTCGTCGTCGATGTGCCGCTCTCCGACACGATGTTCGTCGTCGCCCATTTCCACATGGTGATGGGCGTCGCCCCGATCCTAGTGATCTTTGGCGGGCTCTATCACTGGTACCCGAAGGTGACCGGTTGCATGCTCGACGCGCGCCTCGGTCAGATCCATTTCTGGATCACCTTCCTGGGTGCCTACGCGATCTTCTTCCCCATGCACTATCTCGGCTTACTCGGGGTGCCACGGCGCTACTACGAGACCGCCGGGCTCGGCTTCGTGCCGCCGTCCGCCGAGACGCTAAACGCCTTCATCAGCCTGGTGGCCTTCGTCGTCGGGGCCGCGCAGATCGTGTTCCTGTTCAACCTCCTGCGCAGCCTGAGGCATGGCGCGCCCGCGGGCGGCAATCCTTGGCGTGCGACGACGCTCGAGTGGCAAACGCCGGAGACGCCACCGCCGCACGGCAACTGGGGTCCGGCCCTGCCAGTCGTCTACCGCTGGCCCTACGACTACAGCGTGCCCGGCGCGCCGGAAGACTTCGTGCCGCAGAACCAGCCGGCCCCCGTCCGTGCGGGGGCTGTACCGTGA
- a CDS encoding conserved protein of unknown function (Evidence 4 : Unknown function but conserved in other organisms), which translates to MRGSAWIRGVGDEARTEAERGAGGAEAAPDRGTDGARQEHRYRVQGGGCLRAELRDECLRQEIFYSPREAQIVIGLWQNTYNRVRPHSSLGYRPPAPASFPDLAFRLPMATTMQ; encoded by the coding sequence TTGAGAGGATCAGCCTGGATCAGAGGAGTTGGGGATGAAGCGAGGACGGAGGCCGAGCGCGGAGCAGGTGGTGCTGAAGCTGCGCCAGATCGAGGTACAGACGGCGCAAGGCAAGAGCATCGCTATCGCGTGCAAGGAGGCGGATGTCTCCGAGCAGAGCTTCGTGACGAGTGCCTACGCCAGGAGATCTTCTACTCGCCGAGAGAAGCCCAGATCGTGATTGGCCTATGGCAGAACACCTACAACCGTGTCCGGCCGCATTCGTCGTTGGGCTACCGGCCGCCCGCGCCTGCCAGCTTCCCGGATCTGGCCTTCCGGCTACCCATGGCCACTACCATGCAGTAG
- a CDS encoding protein of unknown function (Evidence 5 : Unknown function): protein MVLCRQLGLLAGGVVALDGSRFKAVNTRD from the coding sequence GTGGTGCTGTGCCGACAACTCGGCCTTCTGGCCGGTGGTGTCGTGGCACTCGACGGCAGCCGCTTCAAAGCGGTGAACACGCGTGATTGA
- a CDS encoding Cytochrome c oxidase subunit IV, translating to MQATARATEQAHPIGLYLVVWAWLFVLSACSYLVDYLHLQGGLRWSLILLFMIVKAGLIVAVFMHLAWERVALIYVILIPPAALLIFIVIMAIEADYTLATRLAQQAIGR from the coding sequence ATGCAGGCGACGGCCCGGGCGACCGAGCAAGCCCACCCGATCGGGCTCTACCTCGTGGTGTGGGCATGGCTGTTCGTGCTCAGCGCCTGCTCCTACCTCGTCGATTATCTGCACTTGCAAGGCGGGTTGCGCTGGTCTCTGATCCTCCTCTTCATGATCGTCAAAGCAGGATTGATCGTTGCGGTCTTCATGCACCTCGCCTGGGAGCGCGTGGCTCTGATCTACGTGATCCTAATCCCTCCGGCGGCGCTGCTGATCTTCATCGTGATCATGGCCATCGAGGCGGATTACACGCTGGCGACCCGCCTCGCGCAGCAAGCCATTGGCAGGTGA
- a CDS encoding protein of unknown function associated with transposase of ISMdi3 (ORF 1) (Evidence 5 : Unknown function; Product type e : enzyme): MKRGRKPSAEQVVLMLRQIEVQTAQGKSLALACKEADVSEQSFVTSAYARRFSTR, translated from the coding sequence ATGAAGCGAGGACGGAAGCCGAGCGCGGAGCAGGTCGTGCTGATGCTGCGCCAGATCGAGGTACAGACCGCCCAGGGCAAGAGTTTGGCGTTGGCATGCAAGGAGGCGGATGTCTCCGAGCAGAGCTTCGTGACGAGTGCCTACGCCAGGAGATTTTCTACTCGCTGA
- a CDS encoding protein of unknown function (Evidence 5 : Unknown function), with product MHRVMLERLQDADALDWSRAALDSASLPAKKGRCDGPEPDGPGQAGHEAPPRRGRQRHATRPDAHQRQLP from the coding sequence TTGCATCGCGTGATGCTGGAGCGGCTTCAAGATGCCGATGCGCTCGATTGGTCGCGGGCGGCTCTCGACAGCGCCAGCCTACCTGCGAAAAAGGGGCGCTGCGACGGGCCCGAACCCGACGGACCGGGGCAAGCCGGGCACGAAGCGCCACCTCGTCGTGGACGCCAACGGCACGCCACTCGGCCTGACGCTCACCAGCGCCAACTGCCATGA
- a CDS encoding conserved protein of unknown function (Evidence 4 : Unknown function but conserved in other organisms), protein MDALVPDDLWAVVAPLLPPEPEKPQGGRPCVTDRAALAGILLVLRTGMQ, encoded by the coding sequence ATGGATGCCCTCGTACCCGACGATCTCTGGGCGGTGGTCGCGCCGCTTCTGCCACCTGAGCCTGAGAAGCCGCAGGGTGGCCGGCCTTGTGTCACGGACCGGGCAGCGCTGGCCGGCATCCTCTTGGTGCTGCGCACGGGCATGCAGTGA
- a CDS encoding Homocysteine S-methyltransferase, whose protein sequence is MPLSRNALPQLNGRPFLTDGGLETTLVFLEGVELPCFAAFPLLGTEAGRSRLLRFFEPYIEIAKRYQAGMILDTPTWRANPDWGMQLGLDIDALAEVNREAIKFVAALRHRHAADDLPLVLNGVIGPRGDGYRPEAAMSVDQAADYHRPQVEVFAAGEADMVSAVTMTSVAEAVGVVRAAQAAGMPVVISFTLETDGRLPSGQTLGSAVRQTDAATEAYPAYYMINCAHPAHFETVLAEQEPWLERLRGLRANASTKSHAELDAATELDIGDPADLARRYAALRKRLPGLTVLGGCCGTDHRHIAAICEACFEEASAAVQNGRQ, encoded by the coding sequence ATGCCCCTGTCTCGCAATGCCCTGCCCCAGCTTAACGGTCGTCCGTTTCTGACTGATGGCGGTCTAGAGACCACCCTCGTGTTCTTGGAGGGGGTCGAACTGCCCTGCTTCGCGGCGTTTCCGCTGCTCGGCACGGAGGCTGGCCGGAGCCGACTTCTGCGCTTCTTCGAACCCTACATCGAAATCGCCAAGCGTTATCAGGCAGGTATGATCCTGGACACGCCGACGTGGCGGGCCAACCCCGACTGGGGCATGCAGCTCGGCCTCGATATCGACGCCCTTGCCGAGGTAAATCGCGAAGCCATCAAGTTTGTCGCAGCACTGCGGCATCGCCATGCCGCGGACGATCTGCCGCTTGTTCTCAACGGTGTGATCGGACCGCGCGGAGACGGCTACAGGCCCGAAGCCGCAATGTCAGTCGACCAGGCCGCCGATTACCACCGCCCCCAGGTCGAGGTCTTCGCCGCCGGAGAGGCCGATATGGTCAGCGCGGTCACAATGACCTCGGTCGCGGAAGCCGTCGGCGTTGTCCGGGCGGCCCAAGCGGCAGGCATGCCGGTGGTGATCTCCTTCACGCTTGAGACCGATGGTCGCCTGCCGTCGGGGCAGACACTCGGTTCCGCGGTCCGGCAGACCGATGCGGCCACGGAGGCCTACCCGGCTTACTACATGATCAACTGCGCGCACCCGGCGCATTTCGAGACTGTTCTGGCGGAGCAAGAACCTTGGCTCGAACGGCTCCGAGGGTTACGGGCCAACGCCTCGACGAAGAGCCATGCCGAACTCGATGCCGCCACCGAGCTCGACATTGGCGACCCCGCAGACCTAGCGCGCCGCTATGCCGCTCTCCGAAAGCGCCTGCCCGGCCTAACGGTTCTCGGCGGCTGCTGCGGCACCGATCACCGGCACATCGCCGCCATCTGCGAGGCCTGCTTCGAAGAGGCTTCGGCGGCTGTCCAGAATGGGCGCCAATGA
- a CDS encoding Methyltransferase type 11, translating to MGFYERHVGPRLVSCVCGAADIRAEREKIVPAAEGVVLEIGIGPGLNLPLYDPARVTRVIGVDPHAAFLKLGRSRREAARVPVEIRQEAAEAIQLPSRSVDTAIVTFTLCSVQDAAQCLSEIRRLLRPEGRLLFLEHGLSGDAAVVRWQNRLNPLWRPLAVGCNLNRPVLGSLRAAGFAIEEVEEYYLPRTPKPFAHLSRGKARPL from the coding sequence ATGGGCTTCTACGAGCGTCATGTCGGGCCCCGCCTGGTGAGTTGCGTCTGCGGGGCCGCGGATATCCGAGCTGAGCGAGAGAAAATCGTACCAGCAGCAGAGGGCGTCGTCTTGGAAATCGGCATCGGGCCGGGCCTCAATCTGCCCCTGTACGATCCTGCTCGTGTGACCAGGGTGATCGGCGTCGACCCGCACGCCGCGTTTCTTAAGCTGGGCCGGTCGCGCCGGGAGGCAGCCCGCGTGCCGGTCGAGATCCGGCAGGAGGCGGCAGAGGCAATACAGCTGCCGTCGCGGTCGGTCGACACGGCGATCGTCACCTTCACGCTCTGCTCCGTGCAGGACGCAGCGCAGTGTTTGAGCGAGATCCGGCGCCTCCTGCGGCCCGAGGGGCGTCTGCTGTTCCTGGAGCACGGCCTGTCCGGGGATGCGGCGGTCGTACGCTGGCAGAACCGTCTGAACCCGCTCTGGCGTCCACTCGCGGTTGGCTGCAACCTCAATCGTCCTGTCCTCGGCTCACTGCGCGCGGCGGGGTTCGCGATCGAAGAGGTCGAGGAATACTACCTACCGCGAACGCCGAAGCCTTTCGCACATCTAAGTCGTGGCAAAGCGCGTCCCTTGTAG
- a CDS encoding transposase (fragment), producing MGQVLHGSATTTETVRRAIQARQESVRAAAKRYGISPTTVQKWRSRQTSTDARMGPKEPRSSVLSLEDEAVIVAFRRHTLLPLDDCLYALQPSLPHLTRSSLHRCLQRHGISRLPDVDGDKPKRSRFKAYPIGYFHIDIAQVSTEQGKLHLFVAIDRTSKFAFVQLHGRATQRIAAAFLHDLVAAVPYTIHTVLTDNGIQFTDNHPVDEEAEAKAAAYWAERDEPRIYRWHSFEWACEQTKIEHRLTKPRCPWTNGQVERMNRTIKDATVKRYHYASHDELRMHLQLFVDAYNYGRRLKTLRGLTPYEFICQTWTKEPERFRLDPSHHMPGPNI from the coding sequence ATGGGACAAGTTCTCCACGGCAGCGCCACGACGACTGAGACGGTCCGTCGGGCAATCCAAGCTCGTCAAGAGAGCGTGAGGGCCGCTGCCAAGCGCTACGGCATCAGCCCCACGACGGTGCAGAAGTGGCGCTCACGCCAGACCAGCACGGATGCCCGGATGGGTCCGAAGGAGCCCCGCTCCAGCGTGCTCAGCCTGGAGGACGAGGCGGTCATCGTCGCCTTCCGGCGGCACACCCTGCTGCCGCTCGACGACTGCCTCTACGCGCTGCAGCCGAGCCTGCCGCATCTGACCCGCTCGTCACTCCACCGCTGCCTGCAGCGTCACGGCATCAGCCGCCTGCCGGATGTGGACGGCGACAAGCCTAAGCGGTCGCGCTTCAAGGCCTACCCGATCGGCTACTTTCACATCGACATCGCACAGGTCAGCACGGAACAGGGCAAGCTGCACCTGTTCGTGGCCATCGATCGCACGAGCAAGTTCGCATTCGTTCAACTGCACGGACGAGCAACTCAACGGATCGCGGCAGCCTTTCTACACGATCTGGTCGCCGCCGTGCCGTACACGATCCACACGGTGCTGACGGATAATGGCATCCAGTTCACCGACAACCATCCGGTGGACGAGGAGGCCGAGGCTAAGGCGGCAGCTTATTGGGCCGAACGCGACGAGCCACGCATCTACCGCTGGCACTCGTTCGAGTGGGCCTGCGAGCAGACCAAGATCGAGCATCGCCTGACCAAGCCGCGCTGCCCGTGGACGAATGGCCAAGTCGAGCGGATGAACCGCACCATCAAGGACGCCACGGTCAAGCGCTACCATTACGCCAGCCACGACGAGCTCCGGATGCACCTGCAGCTGTTCGTGGATGCCTACAACTACGGCCGCCGACTCAAGACCCTGCGCGGCCTCACACCTTATGAGTTCATCTGCCAGACCTGGACGAAAGAGCCCGAACGCTTCAGGCTCGATCCGTCACACCACATGCCGGGACCGAACATCTAG